One segment of Channa argus isolate prfri chromosome 17, Channa argus male v1.0, whole genome shotgun sequence DNA contains the following:
- the riox1 gene encoding ribosomal oxygenase 1 isoform X2 yields MTYVLKMERKHMSAFALYQTLSTDLPTPAKKPSLQVPTKKKKKKQNGVADSKVNTAKSQIKSVKKKMRKKALKLAQGEESLQGITEKEECVNGDGEALDTLLSDLAKVNNSRERASKLFQWLISPIPAKSFFRDTWEKKPIVVQRNSPDYYKGLFSTAEFDRMLREEDVQYGVNLDVTSYTNGKRQTHNPPGRALPFTVWDFYESGCSIRLLNPQAFSSTVWNVLSILQEQFGSMAGANVYLTPPGTQGFAPHYDDIEAFVVQLEGKKHWRVYNPRTMDEVLPVLSSPNYDQADIGDPIMEVVLEAGDLLYFPRGFIHQGDCLPDAHSLHITISSYQKNSWGDLLQKLVPAALEVAMEEDVEFRQGLPLDYLTYMGVQNSDKDDPRRTKFLSRIESLMKKLPNYAPVDAAVDQKARDFLHDCLPPMLTPEEMASSVQGAPTRWEHGQVMDVGAQINSKTQVRVLRAGCARLCSDGEAVHLYYTIDNSRVYHKEELKSVEIKPEHTDAIEFLIHSYPKFVTVESLPCDAAEDRVALAELLFEKGIIHTAEPL; encoded by the exons ATGACGTACGTGCTAAAAATGGAGAGGAAACACATGTCAGCTTTTGCTTTGTATCAAACGTTGTCAACAGACTTGCCTACTCCTGCTAAAAAGCCTTCACTGCAG GTGCCAactaagaagaaaaagaaaaagcagaatgGAGTTGCAGACAGTAAGGTTAACACGGCTAAATCTCAAATTAAGTCTGTGAAGAAGAAGATGCGTAAGAAGGCTCTGAAGCTTGCACAAGGAGAAGAGAGCTTGCAGGGAATTACAGAG AAGGAGGAATGTGTCAATGGAGATGGTGAAGCTCTAGATACTTTGCTGTCTGATCTGGCAAAAGTCaacaacagcagagagagagcaagCAAACTGTTCCAGTGGCTCATCAGCCCCATTCCTGCCAAATCCTTCTTCCg GGACACATGGGAAAAGAAGCCCATAGTTGTCCAACGTAATAGTCCAGATTACTACAAGGGTCTGTTCTCCACAGCAGAGTTTGACCGCATGTTACGAGAg gAGGATGTGCAGTATGGAGTAAACCTAGATGTCACGAGCTACACTAATGGCAAGAGGCAGACGCACAATCCTCCCGGGAGAGCTCTGCCGTTCACTGTGTGGGACTTCTATGAG AGTGGCTGCTCCATACGATTGCTGAATCCCCAGGCTTTCTCCTCCACAGTGTGGAATGTGCTGTCCATCCTTCAAGAGCAGTTTGGCAGCATGGCAGGAGCCAACgt ATACCTGACACCCCCTGGAACACAAGGTTTTGCTCCACATTATGATGACATTGAGGCATTTGTGGTTCAGCTGGAGGGGAAGAAACACTGGAGAGTATACAACCCAAG GACAATGGATGAGGTCTTGCCTGTGTTATCAAGCc CTAACTATGATCAAGCAGACATTGGTGATCCAATCATGGAAGTGGTGCTAGAAGCTGGAGACCTTCTCTACTTTCCCAGAGGATTCATCCATCAGGGCGATTGCCTGCCAGATGCTCACTCCCTGCACATCACCATCTCATCTTACCAGAAAAACAGCTGGGGGGATCTGCTACAGAAG cTTGTTCCAGCAGCATTAGAAGTAGCAATGGAGGAGGATGTGGAGTTCAGACAGGGATTACCTCTGGACTACCTCACATACATGGGAGTACAGAATTCTGATAAG GATGACCCACGCAGGACTAAATTCTTATCACGAATTGAGAGCCTGATGAAGAAACTACCAAATTATGCCCCAGTTGATGCTGCTGTGGATCAGAAAGCCAGGGACTTCCTTCATGACTGCCTGCCTCCCATGTTAACTCCAG AGGAAATGGCCAGCAGTGTTCAAGGAGCACCCACTAGGTGGGAGCATGGGCAAGTAATGGATGTGGGTGCACAGATTAACAGCAAAACACAAGTCAGAGTCCTACGTGCTGGATGCGCAAG GTTATGCAGTGATGGAGAAGCTGTTCATCTATACTACACAATAGACAACTCCAGAGTTTACCACAAAGAGGAGCTTAAGAGTGTTGAAATAAAACCAGAG CACACAGATGCAATTGAGTTTCTGATCCATTCATATCCCAAATTTGTGACTGTAGAAAGTTTACCGTGTGAtgctgcagaggacagg GTTGCTCTAGCTGAGCTGCTTTTTGAGAAGGGGATTATTCACACTGCAGAGCCTCTATAG
- the riox1 gene encoding ribosomal oxygenase 1 isoform X1, producing MTYVLKMERKHMSAFALYQTLSTDLPTPAKKPSLQVPTKKKKKKQNGVADSKVNTAKSQIKSVKKKMRKKALKLAQGEESLQGITEQKEECVNGDGEALDTLLSDLAKVNNSRERASKLFQWLISPIPAKSFFRDTWEKKPIVVQRNSPDYYKGLFSTAEFDRMLREEDVQYGVNLDVTSYTNGKRQTHNPPGRALPFTVWDFYESGCSIRLLNPQAFSSTVWNVLSILQEQFGSMAGANVYLTPPGTQGFAPHYDDIEAFVVQLEGKKHWRVYNPRTMDEVLPVLSSPNYDQADIGDPIMEVVLEAGDLLYFPRGFIHQGDCLPDAHSLHITISSYQKNSWGDLLQKLVPAALEVAMEEDVEFRQGLPLDYLTYMGVQNSDKDDPRRTKFLSRIESLMKKLPNYAPVDAAVDQKARDFLHDCLPPMLTPEEMASSVQGAPTRWEHGQVMDVGAQINSKTQVRVLRAGCARLCSDGEAVHLYYTIDNSRVYHKEELKSVEIKPEHTDAIEFLIHSYPKFVTVESLPCDAAEDRVALAELLFEKGIIHTAEPL from the exons ATGACGTACGTGCTAAAAATGGAGAGGAAACACATGTCAGCTTTTGCTTTGTATCAAACGTTGTCAACAGACTTGCCTACTCCTGCTAAAAAGCCTTCACTGCAG GTGCCAactaagaagaaaaagaaaaagcagaatgGAGTTGCAGACAGTAAGGTTAACACGGCTAAATCTCAAATTAAGTCTGTGAAGAAGAAGATGCGTAAGAAGGCTCTGAAGCTTGCACAAGGAGAAGAGAGCTTGCAGGGAATTACAGAG CAGAAGGAGGAATGTGTCAATGGAGATGGTGAAGCTCTAGATACTTTGCTGTCTGATCTGGCAAAAGTCaacaacagcagagagagagcaagCAAACTGTTCCAGTGGCTCATCAGCCCCATTCCTGCCAAATCCTTCTTCCg GGACACATGGGAAAAGAAGCCCATAGTTGTCCAACGTAATAGTCCAGATTACTACAAGGGTCTGTTCTCCACAGCAGAGTTTGACCGCATGTTACGAGAg gAGGATGTGCAGTATGGAGTAAACCTAGATGTCACGAGCTACACTAATGGCAAGAGGCAGACGCACAATCCTCCCGGGAGAGCTCTGCCGTTCACTGTGTGGGACTTCTATGAG AGTGGCTGCTCCATACGATTGCTGAATCCCCAGGCTTTCTCCTCCACAGTGTGGAATGTGCTGTCCATCCTTCAAGAGCAGTTTGGCAGCATGGCAGGAGCCAACgt ATACCTGACACCCCCTGGAACACAAGGTTTTGCTCCACATTATGATGACATTGAGGCATTTGTGGTTCAGCTGGAGGGGAAGAAACACTGGAGAGTATACAACCCAAG GACAATGGATGAGGTCTTGCCTGTGTTATCAAGCc CTAACTATGATCAAGCAGACATTGGTGATCCAATCATGGAAGTGGTGCTAGAAGCTGGAGACCTTCTCTACTTTCCCAGAGGATTCATCCATCAGGGCGATTGCCTGCCAGATGCTCACTCCCTGCACATCACCATCTCATCTTACCAGAAAAACAGCTGGGGGGATCTGCTACAGAAG cTTGTTCCAGCAGCATTAGAAGTAGCAATGGAGGAGGATGTGGAGTTCAGACAGGGATTACCTCTGGACTACCTCACATACATGGGAGTACAGAATTCTGATAAG GATGACCCACGCAGGACTAAATTCTTATCACGAATTGAGAGCCTGATGAAGAAACTACCAAATTATGCCCCAGTTGATGCTGCTGTGGATCAGAAAGCCAGGGACTTCCTTCATGACTGCCTGCCTCCCATGTTAACTCCAG AGGAAATGGCCAGCAGTGTTCAAGGAGCACCCACTAGGTGGGAGCATGGGCAAGTAATGGATGTGGGTGCACAGATTAACAGCAAAACACAAGTCAGAGTCCTACGTGCTGGATGCGCAAG GTTATGCAGTGATGGAGAAGCTGTTCATCTATACTACACAATAGACAACTCCAGAGTTTACCACAAAGAGGAGCTTAAGAGTGTTGAAATAAAACCAGAG CACACAGATGCAATTGAGTTTCTGATCCATTCATATCCCAAATTTGTGACTGTAGAAAGTTTACCGTGTGAtgctgcagaggacagg GTTGCTCTAGCTGAGCTGCTTTTTGAGAAGGGGATTATTCACACTGCAGAGCCTCTATAG
- the LOC137102564 gene encoding NADH dehydrogenase [ubiquinone] 1 beta subcomplex subunit 1-like — MVNFIAVAREHWANILVPMGFVIGWYLDKQQDQKLTAFRNKSALFSRELKPGEEVTWK, encoded by the exons ATGGTCAACTTTATAGCAGTTGCTCGTGAGCACTGGGCGAACATATTGGTGCCCATGGGGTTTGTGATTGGATGGTACCTCGACAAACAACAGGACCAGAAGTTGACAGCATTCAGGAACAAAAGTGCTTTATTCAGCAG GGAGCTAAAGCCAGGTGAGGAGGTGACCTGGAAGTAA
- the cpsf2 gene encoding cleavage and polyadenylation specificity factor subunit 2, translated as MTSIIKLTAVSGVQEESALCYLLQVDEFRFLLDCGWDENFSLDIIDAMKRYVHQVDAVLLSHPDPIHLGALPYAVGKLGLNCTIYATIPVYKMGQMFMYDLYQSRNNSEDFTLFTLDDVDSAFDKIQQLKYSQIVNLKGKGHGLSIMPLPAGHMIGGTIWKIVKDGEEEIVYAVDFNHKREIHLNGCTLESISRPSLLITDSFNATYVQPRRKQRDEQLLTNVMETLRGDGNVLIAVDTAGRVLELAQLLDQIWRTKDAGLGAYPLALLNNVSYNVVEFSKSQVEWMSDKLMRCFEDKRNNPFQFRHLNLCHSLADLARVPSPKVVLCSQPDLESGFSRELFIHWCQDAKNSIILTYRTTPGTLARYLIDNPGEKMLDLEVRKRVKLEGKELEEYLEREKIKKEAAKKLEQEKEVDVDSSDESDMDDDLDQAVVAKSKHHDLMMKAEGSRKGSFFKQAKKSYPMFPTHEERIKWDEYGEIIRLEEFLVPELQATEEEKSKLESGLTNGDEPMDQDLSVVPTKCISSVENLEIRARVTYIDYEGRSDGDSIKKIINQMKPRQLVIVHGPPEASLDLAESCKAFSKDIKVYTPKLQETVDATSETQIYQVRLKDSLVSSLQFCKAKDTELAWIDGVLDMRVVKVDTGVMLEEGMKEEVEDGDLAMDIAPDPVIDHSATAAAAQRAMKNLFGEDEKEQSEESDVIPTLEPLPPHEVSGHQSVFINEPRLSDFKQVLLREGIQAEFVGGVLVCNNMVAVRRTEAGRIGLEGCLCDDYYKIRELLYQQYAVV; from the exons atgacatcCATTATCAAGCTGACAGCGGTTTCAGGGGTTCAGGAGGAGTCTGCCCTTTGTTACCTGCTGCAGGTGGATGAATTCCGCTTCCTCTTGGATTGTGGCTGGGATGAGAACTTCTCATTGGACATCATTGATGCGATGAAAAG ATATGTTCACCAGGTCGATGCCGTGCTCCTATCCCACCCTGACCCCATACACCTGGGAGCCCTGCCATATGCTGTGGGCAAACTGGGTCTGAACTGTACTATCTATGCGACAATTCCTGTCTATAAGATGGGTCAGATGTTTATGTATGATCTTTATCAG TCTCGAAACAACAGTGAAGATTTTACACTTTTCACTTTGGATGACGTGGACTCTGCTTTTGATAAAATCCAGCAGTTGAAGTACTCTCAAATTGTAAACCTGAAAG GGAAGGGACATGGCCTCTCCATCATGCCGCTTCCAGCTGGTCATATGATTGGAGGGACTATTTGGAAAATCGTGAAGGACGGTGAGGAGGAGATTGTTTACGCTGTGGATTTCAATCACAAAAGAGAGAT CCACTTGAACGGCTGCACATTGGAGAGCATCAGTCGTCCTTCCTTACTTATCACAGACTCCTTCAATGCTACATATGTACAGCCTCGTCGCAAACAAAGAGACGAGCAGCTCCTTA CCAATGTAATGGAGACTCTTCGTGGTGATGGTAATGTCCTTATTGCTGTTGATACGGCTGGCCGTGTGTTGGAGCTAGCTCAGCTCCTGGACCAGATATGGAGGACAAAGGATGCTGGGCTGGGAGCTTACCCACTAGCTCTGCTAAACAATGTCAGCTACAATGTGGTGGAGTTCTCAAAGTCCCAG GTGGAGTGGATGAGTGATAAGCTCATGAGGTGTTTTGAGGACAAGAGAAACAACCCCTTTCAGTTTCGCCACTTGAACCTGTGCCACAGTCTAGCAGACCTGGCCCGGGTGCCCAGCCCCAAGGTTGTGCTTTGCAGCCAGCCTGATCTCGAGTCCGGCTTTTCCAGGGAACTTTTCATCCATTGGTGCCAGGATGCTAAAAATTCAATCATCCTGACCTACCGCACTACACCTGGAACCCTGGCCCGCTACCTCATTGACAACCCTGGAGAGAAGATGCTGGATCTGGAG GTGAGGAAAAGAGTGAAGCTTGAAGGCAAGGAGCTAGAAGAATACCTTGAACgggagaaaataaagaaagaagcagCTAAAAAACTTGAACAAGAAAAAGA GGTGGATGTTGACTCCAGTGACGAGAGTGACATGGACGATGATCTGGATCAAGCAGTTGTAGCAAAAAGCAAACACCACGATTTGATGATGAAGGCAGAGGGGAGCCGCAAAGGCAGTTTcttcaaacaagcaaaaaagtCCTACCCAATGTTTCCCACACATGAGGAGAGAATCAAATGGGATGAGTATGGGGAAATAATCAG ACTCGAAGAGTTTCTGGTACCTGAACTACAAgccacagaggaggagaaaagtaAATTGGAATCTGGATTGACCAACGGTGATGAGCCTATGGACCAGGATCTCTCTGTTGTTCCCACCAAATGCATCTCCAGTGTGGAAAACCTGGAAATTAG AGCGAGGGTAACGTACATAGACTATGAAGGTCGCTCCGATGGCGACTctataaagaaaattattaatcAGATGAAGCCAAGACAGCTGGTGATTGTCCATGGGCCACCAGAAGCCAGCCTGGACCTTGCTGAGTCCTGCAAGGCTTTCAGCAAGGACATCAAAGTCTACACACCCAAACTGCAGGAGACTGTAGACGCCACCAGCGAGACACAAATCTACCAG GTCCGGTTAAAAGACTCATTGGTGAGCTCACTGCAGTTCTGCAAAGCCAAAGACACAGAGCTGGCATGGATCGATGGCGTACTGGACATGCGTGTGGTCAAAGTGGACACCGGCGTGATGCTTGAGGAGGGTatgaaagaggaggttgaggaTGGCGATCTAGCTATGGACATCGCTCCCGATCCCGTCATCGATCACAGTGCTACGGCGGCAGCAGCCCAGCGTGCCATGAAGAACTTGTTTGGGGAGGACGAGAAGGAACAGTCTGAGGAGAGCGATGTTATTCCCACACTGGAGCCACTTCCTCCACATGAG GTTTCTGGGCATCAGTCGGTGTTCATCAACGAGCCCCGCTTGTCTGACTTCAAGCAGGTCCTGCTGAGAGAGGGCATCCAGGCCGAGTTTGTGGGAGGAGTGCTGGTATGCAACAACATGGTGGCCGTCCGCAGG ACGGAGGCCGGGCGCATCGGCCTGGAAGGCTGCCTGTGTGACGACTACTATAAGATTCGAGAGCTGCTGTATCAGCAGTACGCCGTGGTATAG